In the Haloferula helveola genome, one interval contains:
- a CDS encoding DUF4437 domain-containing protein produces MKKRFPILVACTAATAAIAQVAKDKVGSKAPKIVKADDVAWGALNPARGEKGPRAGSLWNDRTAGDASGFLVRFADGFSSPPHIHNVTYRGVVISGKVHNDDPEAAEMWMPPGSFWTQPAGEVHITAAKGENVMAYIEIDSGPYLVLPKEEAFDKGERPVNVVPSNLVWLSGSETDWIGDGTESSEGETPEIAFLWGDPGSGHKFGSFLRLPKGFSGALASDAGPLRVVMVKGEIGYAESDGDQTTELGAGEYFELPANGSRHVVSASECGCVAYLQASGPYRVGTRE; encoded by the coding sequence ATGAAAAAACGTTTCCCCATTCTGGTGGCATGCACGGCGGCCACAGCGGCGATCGCTCAGGTTGCGAAAGACAAGGTCGGGTCAAAGGCCCCGAAGATCGTGAAGGCGGATGACGTTGCGTGGGGAGCTTTGAACCCCGCGAGGGGAGAGAAGGGTCCCCGCGCCGGTTCATTGTGGAACGACCGCACAGCCGGAGACGCTTCCGGTTTCCTGGTGCGCTTCGCCGACGGATTTTCCTCTCCGCCTCACATTCACAACGTTACCTACCGAGGCGTCGTGATCAGCGGTAAGGTCCACAACGACGACCCCGAGGCAGCCGAAATGTGGATGCCTCCTGGCTCATTCTGGACCCAACCGGCGGGAGAAGTTCATATCACCGCAGCGAAGGGGGAGAACGTCATGGCCTACATCGAGATCGACAGTGGTCCGTATCTGGTGCTTCCGAAAGAGGAGGCTTTCGACAAGGGCGAGCGACCGGTGAATGTTGTGCCGTCAAATCTCGTCTGGCTGTCGGGATCCGAGACCGATTGGATTGGGGACGGGACAGAGTCGTCCGAAGGCGAGACCCCCGAGATCGCGTTCCTCTGGGGAGATCCCGGTTCCGGACACAAGTTCGGATCCTTCCTCCGGCTTCCCAAAGGATTCAGCGGGGCGCTTGCGTCAGACGCGGGTCCGCTTCGAGTGGTGATGGTGAAGGGCGAAATCGGCTACGCCGAATCCGACGGAGACCAGACGACGGAACTGGGTGCCGGGGAATACTTCGAACTTCCCGCCAACGGGTCGCGTCACGTTGTTTCCGCATCGGAATGTGGGTGTGTTGCCTACCTTCAGGCCTCGGGACCGTATCGCGTGGGAACCCGGGAGTAA
- a CDS encoding glycoside hydrolase family 117 protein has protein sequence MPARILSTGALLAAVLPALGEFPYELPPEKPDIPLSPAMERLYEQYPGARPEENELFSSFKYTRLVGFDYHGGDGTVSRRDPTKVIRVDGKFHVWYTHRATPTPPRGADLANETTPSSDWDLAEIWHATSEDGFTWKEEGVAVPRPPKPHPGWRSVSTPDILVWKGRYYLYYQAFLEISGKRGDDCPVSVSVADSPDGPWTPTHKIVVANGPEGSWDQYSIHDPYPLVRDGKIFLYFKSDYRRNGDHIRSQGLALADDPLGPFRKHPLNPVINSGHETTLFPYREGVAALVIRDGNENNTIQFASDGVDFKVVAQTILMPTAGGPYVPDAFTDTKDGRGISWGLCHFTWQGGKGKSHSILGRFDCDLSRDIESPSMKKTNTFIPAETHFMNSLPPAERKKRSEKQ, from the coding sequence ATGCCAGCACGAATTCTTTCCACCGGTGCGCTCTTGGCGGCAGTTTTGCCCGCCCTCGGCGAGTTTCCCTACGAGTTGCCCCCTGAGAAGCCGGACATCCCGCTCAGCCCCGCGATGGAGCGGCTTTATGAGCAGTATCCGGGGGCGCGTCCCGAGGAGAACGAGCTCTTTTCCAGCTTCAAATACACCCGCCTCGTGGGTTTCGACTACCACGGTGGAGATGGAACCGTCTCGCGTCGCGATCCGACCAAGGTCATCCGGGTCGATGGCAAGTTCCACGTCTGGTACACCCATCGCGCCACGCCCACACCGCCCCGCGGAGCCGATCTGGCAAATGAGACGACACCGTCAAGTGACTGGGACCTCGCCGAGATTTGGCATGCGACCAGTGAGGACGGCTTCACTTGGAAAGAGGAGGGCGTTGCGGTTCCCCGGCCACCGAAGCCGCATCCCGGATGGCGCTCCGTCTCCACGCCCGACATCCTTGTGTGGAAGGGCAGGTATTACCTCTACTACCAGGCGTTTCTGGAGATCTCGGGGAAACGTGGTGACGATTGTCCGGTGTCGGTGTCGGTAGCCGATTCACCCGACGGTCCGTGGACACCGACCCATAAGATCGTGGTAGCGAACGGACCGGAAGGGAGTTGGGACCAGTATTCGATCCATGACCCCTATCCGCTGGTGCGGGACGGGAAGATCTTTCTCTACTTCAAGTCCGACTACAGGCGGAATGGAGATCACATCCGTTCCCAAGGTCTCGCGCTTGCCGATGATCCGCTCGGCCCGTTCCGGAAGCATCCGCTCAATCCGGTCATCAACTCGGGGCACGAGACGACGCTCTTTCCCTACCGGGAGGGTGTTGCGGCGCTGGTGATCCGCGATGGCAATGAGAACAACACCATCCAGTTCGCGTCGGACGGAGTCGACTTCAAGGTGGTCGCCCAGACGATCCTCATGCCGACGGCCGGCGGTCCTTACGTACCCGACGCCTTCACCGATACCAAGGATGGCAGGGGCATCAGTTGGGGGCTGTGCCACTTCACGTGGCAGGGAGGGAAGGGCAAGAGCCACAGTATTCTCGGCCGCTTTGACTGCGACTTGAGCCGCGATATCGAGAGCCCCTCGATGAAGAAGACCAACACCTTCATCCCTGCGGAGACTCACTTCATGAACAGCCTGCCGCCGGCGGAGAGGAAGAAGCGGTCTGAGAAACAGTGA
- a CDS encoding GntR family transcriptional regulator yields MSKIPPQNGRVAPIRTIREQIAGRLRADILSGALPRGSKLREQELAERFGVSRGPIRDVLMQLGQHGLVVSEPNCGSRVSDAPAEWMQPLVVKVRREIEIRALRRSIRRLDEADLKRLETIVDELGEVCREGDMSRIGELDLAFHECLLECAGEPDLLDVWRPIVTRMILHYSRLLEMEQIHAEHYAIFEAVRDRDLSRAIAALEQNIQ; encoded by the coding sequence ATGAGCAAGATTCCTCCGCAGAACGGCCGCGTGGCCCCGATTCGGACGATTCGGGAGCAGATCGCGGGTCGTTTGCGTGCGGACATCCTGTCGGGAGCGTTGCCGCGGGGATCGAAGCTGCGTGAGCAGGAGCTCGCGGAGCGCTTCGGGGTGAGTCGGGGACCGATCCGCGACGTGCTGATGCAACTGGGTCAGCACGGGCTCGTGGTGTCGGAGCCGAACTGTGGGTCACGGGTTAGCGATGCACCGGCCGAGTGGATGCAGCCATTGGTTGTGAAAGTGCGCCGGGAGATCGAGATCCGGGCCTTGAGGCGTTCGATCCGGCGTCTCGACGAGGCGGATCTGAAGAGGCTCGAGACGATCGTGGACGAGTTGGGAGAAGTCTGCAGGGAAGGCGACATGTCGCGCATCGGCGAGCTGGATCTGGCGTTCCACGAGTGCCTGCTCGAGTGCGCGGGGGAACCCGACCTGCTTGATGTGTGGCGGCCGATTGTCACGCGCATGATCCTCCACTACTCCCGCTTGCTGGAAATGGAGCAGATCCATGCCGAGCACTATGCGATTTTCGAAGCGGTGCGTGACCGGGATCTGTCCCGGGCGATCGCGGCGTTGGAACAGAACATTCAATAA
- a CDS encoding thrombospondin type 3 repeat-containing protein yields the protein MRKAHLVPALAVSAQLAALPAASGAIDTDIDGYSDSFETSNSFDPLDPHSNPLVVFHSDFSNAGGFVDGNLSGQLGWLGQTTTQVETATATISNSGVGYIRNAHGAGALGSTGGDPGTAVRTFMTDDILSIEFDYQFTLPPSVNVNMANVGIRGETANNWTAVQGFKLAYNQFSAASGGSVKFWPDRSDTANADALIIDGALLGLNAAGDPGVGDGTADFESDDIRVAYTARCTDAATQAWEVIGFTVTNLTTAQTWDYSGPAQTFTYDDDGGAVPATPVEAFLAQQLAPNGNAGFVGRSGRALFRYASGAIDNDSDGLTQAEEFALGTSDGEADSDGDTFSDEDEVYVHGTDPLDNTSYPDSPEVASDDFSTYSAGTTPSTSDWSTKWDGSNPSQRNLWSVGATNGVDGGQGYGLDVTKAWRNYHTVNQTPVAGDVVILESDFQFATTGAALNESGTGGINGVNDRFIGLAAVATDNAWWQVNGSNSFTFSVCRRADDNFGFFVGNSLTGWVSNSAIGLDPGLTPSTSGWFKLRIEISETSPGSGTMQAVCKASYNGSVFFTSDPTALPAAFDGTNDVYGMLTNSYNTDPSNDTAAPIDPLDAAPATPVGDLAKISALATDNFSSTGYSASVDIDGDTLSQAEEALLGTSDLLTDTDGDGFSDDAEITAGTDPLDENDFPVVVTVDPEVTLFQFVDADTIQVDFTGSPSASYKLTYSPDLATPFSDTGLTTAADGSGVGSFTFDLPLPVSAKGFFRVEDN from the coding sequence ATGAGAAAAGCCCACCTTGTCCCTGCGCTAGCTGTGTCCGCGCAACTCGCCGCCCTGCCGGCGGCGTCCGGAGCCATCGATACCGATATCGACGGATACAGTGACTCCTTCGAAACGAGCAACAGCTTCGATCCTCTCGATCCCCACAGCAATCCGCTGGTCGTCTTCCACTCCGACTTCTCGAACGCGGGAGGTTTCGTCGACGGCAACCTCAGCGGACAGTTGGGGTGGCTCGGCCAGACGACGACCCAGGTCGAGACGGCCACCGCCACGATCAGCAACTCCGGCGTCGGCTATATCCGCAACGCTCACGGCGCTGGCGCTCTCGGCAGCACCGGTGGTGATCCGGGAACCGCCGTCCGGACATTCATGACCGACGACATCCTGTCGATCGAGTTCGACTACCAGTTCACCCTTCCTCCGTCGGTGAACGTGAACATGGCCAACGTCGGCATCCGCGGCGAAACCGCCAACAACTGGACCGCCGTGCAGGGATTCAAGCTCGCCTACAACCAGTTCTCCGCGGCAAGTGGCGGCTCGGTCAAGTTCTGGCCGGACCGTAGCGACACTGCAAATGCCGACGCCTTGATCATCGACGGAGCCCTGCTGGGGCTGAACGCCGCGGGAGATCCGGGAGTCGGCGACGGCACCGCGGACTTCGAAAGCGATGACATCCGGGTTGCCTACACCGCGCGTTGCACCGATGCGGCCACCCAGGCCTGGGAAGTCATCGGCTTTACCGTGACCAACCTGACCACTGCCCAAACGTGGGACTACAGCGGACCCGCCCAGACCTTCACCTATGACGACGATGGCGGAGCGGTTCCCGCCACTCCCGTCGAGGCCTTCCTTGCGCAGCAACTCGCTCCGAACGGCAACGCGGGCTTCGTCGGCAGATCCGGCCGGGCCCTGTTCCGCTATGCCTCGGGCGCGATCGACAATGACTCCGATGGCCTCACCCAGGCCGAGGAGTTCGCCCTCGGAACCTCCGATGGCGAAGCGGATTCCGACGGCGACACCTTCAGCGATGAAGATGAAGTTTACGTCCACGGCACGGACCCTCTCGACAACACCAGCTACCCCGACTCGCCGGAAGTGGCATCCGACGACTTCTCGACCTACTCCGCCGGAACCACTCCTTCGACTTCCGACTGGTCAACCAAGTGGGATGGCTCCAATCCATCGCAGCGCAACCTTTGGAGCGTCGGTGCGACGAATGGAGTCGACGGCGGCCAGGGCTATGGTCTGGACGTGACCAAGGCTTGGCGGAACTACCACACCGTCAACCAGACACCCGTGGCTGGTGATGTCGTCATCCTCGAATCCGACTTCCAGTTCGCCACCACAGGAGCGGCGCTCAATGAAAGCGGCACCGGAGGAATCAACGGCGTCAACGACCGCTTCATCGGACTCGCCGCCGTGGCGACCGACAACGCGTGGTGGCAGGTAAACGGAAGCAACAGCTTCACCTTTTCCGTCTGCCGTCGCGCCGACGACAACTTCGGATTCTTTGTCGGCAACTCGCTGACGGGATGGGTCTCGAACTCGGCCATCGGCCTCGATCCCGGACTCACACCCTCGACCAGCGGTTGGTTCAAACTCCGCATAGAGATCTCGGAGACCAGTCCCGGCTCGGGCACGATGCAGGCGGTCTGCAAGGCGTCCTACAACGGCTCGGTGTTCTTCACCAGCGACCCGACCGCCCTTCCCGCCGCCTTCGACGGAACCAATGACGTCTACGGCATGCTGACGAACAGCTACAACACGGACCCGAGCAATGACACCGCGGCGCCGATCGACCCCCTCGATGCCGCGCCAGCGACTCCGGTCGGAGATCTCGCGAAGATCTCGGCCCTCGCGACCGACAACTTCAGCTCCACCGGCTACAGCGCTTCAGTCGACATCGATGGCGACACGCTCAGCCAAGCGGAAGAGGCGTTGCTCGGTACCAGCGATCTACTGACTGATACGGACGGCGACGGCTTCAGCGATGATGCGGAGATCACGGCGGGCACCGATCCGCTCGACGAGAACGACTTCCCGGTCGTCGTTACTGTCGACCCGGAGGTGACCTTGTTCCAGTTCGTCGATGCCGACACCATCCAGGTCGACTTCACCGGTTCGCCTTCGGCATCCTACAAGCTCACCTACTCACCCGACCTCGCGACACCCTTCAGCGATACCGGACTGACCACCGCGGCCGACGGTTCGGGTGTCGGATCGTTCACCTTCGATCTCCCCCTGCCCGTGTCAGCGAAGGGCTTCTTCAGGGTGGAGGACAACTGA
- a CDS encoding LamG-like jellyroll fold domain-containing protein, with product MESEITSKEVDRLAELLRSDSLQEADAEKLRKIIRSHPAARRRLAEHLYLSAELRDQLQGNPSEVVPARIAWFRQPAVRRALLPIAAAVALVLGYAWKANMPSDVPPTAGPPESGELDADGIAVISRTKGAVWGASTSLEVTRLESGLPVGPGMIELTEGLVQIDFYSGATVILEAPAKLELANPMLSRLDYGNLWAQVPVPARGFRVETRQYDVVDLGTEFGIRVGAEGEGEVHVLDGEVEVFPDADGGETEKLELLTRGQGVRWSAGGVREAIDARPEAFHASKGIARAARENLHRWEAYSETLRQDPDLLVDYSFMSDSPWERQVENRAATALPGSYGAVVGCEWTQGRWPGKGGLRFSNSSHRVRLNLPGEYDALTMACWVRLDDLDSQEVALLHPETNQRRFVHWTLVKVAEDKVHVHFSETLNEGVGEPVRHHYHADFNLFSKPGGELGDWMQLVVVYDPEAELVRHYLNGVPIDARPIIEKRKLGVGVADIGNWPYHEWAAGTEFEVRNLDGVVDEFLILKRAWTPEEVTRHWESGKP from the coding sequence ATGGAATCCGAAATCACGAGCAAGGAGGTGGATCGCCTCGCCGAGCTGTTGCGCAGTGACTCGCTGCAGGAAGCCGATGCGGAGAAGCTCAGGAAGATTATCCGCTCCCATCCCGCCGCGAGGCGGCGGCTGGCCGAGCACCTCTACCTGAGCGCGGAACTCAGGGACCAACTTCAGGGCAATCCGTCCGAGGTGGTTCCCGCGCGGATTGCGTGGTTCCGGCAGCCGGCGGTCCGCCGGGCACTGCTGCCGATCGCGGCGGCGGTAGCCCTCGTGCTAGGATACGCTTGGAAGGCGAACATGCCTTCCGATGTGCCGCCGACCGCGGGCCCGCCGGAGTCCGGCGAACTCGATGCCGACGGGATCGCGGTGATTTCCAGAACCAAGGGAGCGGTGTGGGGCGCGTCGACCTCGCTGGAGGTGACGCGTCTTGAGAGTGGCTTGCCGGTTGGACCGGGAATGATCGAGCTGACGGAAGGGCTGGTGCAGATCGACTTCTACTCGGGCGCGACGGTCATCCTTGAGGCTCCGGCCAAGCTCGAACTGGCGAACCCGATGCTCAGCCGTCTCGACTATGGGAATCTCTGGGCCCAGGTGCCCGTTCCTGCCCGCGGCTTCCGGGTGGAGACCCGCCAGTATGACGTGGTCGATCTCGGCACCGAGTTCGGCATCCGGGTCGGCGCTGAGGGCGAGGGAGAGGTGCATGTGCTCGACGGCGAGGTCGAGGTCTTTCCCGATGCCGACGGCGGCGAGACGGAGAAGCTCGAGTTGCTGACCCGCGGGCAGGGAGTCCGGTGGTCCGCCGGAGGCGTGCGGGAGGCGATCGACGCGCGACCGGAAGCATTTCATGCCTCGAAGGGGATCGCACGCGCTGCACGCGAGAATCTCCATCGCTGGGAAGCCTATTCGGAGACCTTGCGGCAGGATCCCGACCTTCTGGTCGATTACTCTTTCATGTCCGATTCCCCATGGGAACGCCAGGTCGAGAACCGTGCCGCCACGGCCCTCCCGGGAAGCTACGGTGCGGTTGTGGGATGCGAGTGGACGCAGGGCCGCTGGCCGGGGAAGGGAGGACTTCGTTTTTCGAACTCGTCGCACCGGGTCAGGCTCAACCTTCCCGGTGAATACGACGCTCTGACGATGGCCTGTTGGGTCCGTCTCGATGATCTCGACTCGCAGGAGGTCGCCCTGCTCCACCCCGAGACCAACCAGCGGAGGTTCGTTCACTGGACCTTGGTGAAAGTCGCGGAGGACAAGGTGCACGTGCACTTTTCCGAAACACTGAACGAGGGGGTGGGGGAGCCGGTTAGGCATCACTACCACGCCGACTTCAACCTGTTTTCCAAGCCCGGCGGCGAGCTCGGTGACTGGATGCAGTTGGTGGTGGTCTACGATCCGGAGGCCGAACTCGTCCGCCACTATCTGAACGGCGTTCCGATCGATGCCCGGCCAATCATTGAGAAGCGGAAGCTGGGAGTGGGTGTGGCGGACATCGGCAACTGGCCGTATCACGAATGGGCGGCCGGTACTGAGTTCGAGGTCCGGAACCTCGATGGCGTTGTCGACGAGTTTCTGATCCTCAAGCGGGCTTGGACTCCTGAGGAAGTCACGCGTCATTGGGAAAGCGGGAAGCCCTGA
- a CDS encoding GntR family transcriptional regulator has protein sequence MKEKITPVRTIRDQIVGMLRADILSGRLPRGTKLREQALAERFGVSRAPIRDVIMQLTQQGLAVSEPNCGATVSERAAEWMQPLIVKIRLDIEIFALRKSIKQIGDNDIARLEELVEGIGKACADGDMAAVADLDISFHEALLSCADEPDLIAIWLPIVTRMILQYTRLVEREEIHEEHVEILEAVRAKDIQRAVRALKQNIR, from the coding sequence ATGAAGGAGAAGATTACCCCGGTTCGGACGATTCGTGACCAAATTGTCGGGATGTTGCGTGCCGACATCCTGTCCGGCCGGCTTCCCCGCGGAACCAAGCTCCGTGAGCAGGCGCTGGCGGAAAGGTTCGGAGTGAGCCGGGCCCCGATCCGCGACGTGATCATGCAACTGACCCAGCAGGGGTTGGCGGTTTCAGAGCCGAACTGCGGAGCGACGGTCAGCGAGCGGGCTGCGGAGTGGATGCAGCCGCTGATTGTGAAGATCCGGCTCGATATCGAGATTTTCGCGCTCCGGAAATCCATCAAGCAGATTGGCGACAACGACATCGCCCGCCTTGAGGAACTGGTCGAGGGCATCGGCAAGGCATGTGCCGACGGAGACATGGCGGCGGTTGCCGACCTCGACATTTCGTTCCACGAGGCGTTGCTGTCCTGTGCCGACGAGCCTGATCTCATCGCGATCTGGCTCCCCATCGTGACCCGCATGATCCTGCAATACACCCGGTTGGTGGAGCGGGAGGAGATTCACGAGGAGCACGTCGAGATCCTTGAGGCGGTGAGAGCGAAGGATATCCAACGGGCGGTCCGCGCGTTGAAGCAGAACATTCGCTGA
- a CDS encoding arylsulfatase, with translation MNNAVLHLLSISLAVHSVVHSKEQPGRPNIVFVMADDLGLGDVGFHRRKFERKEVIVPTPNLDRLAEGSLWFTDGHSSTALCSPTRYCTMSGNLNYRSYAPWGVWGTFRESPFGEGQVTLGTVTRDAGYATAFIGKWHLGGDFKRSDGPGIYRGEDRGKAGLPVDLTRWVSGGPQSLGFQYDFTLPCGIQGPVYLAYENGEWSPFSKDSSIIHLDRESALDPGFVSDKGPGPGDSGWDTRKVSGILAGKAVSFIRGQKKDQPFFLCYWSPNVHLPHCPPDRLDGVEVAGRTPSKHLDTVIEFDVQIGMIVEALKETGALGNTLIVVTSDNGGLVDKAGQQAGHQSNGGFRSNKNSPFEGGHRVPFFVHWPGKVAPGSSPIPVTTHDLLATFAAVAGTDVPADQAMDSTNLLPLFLGDPSFRRPSELLLQAGSKNELIFRDGPWKLVIQTDRNLSKFEPMALFHLGKNPQEKEAGNLVGDPAEKERVQSMLKRYLEIRRSKVPTKGS, from the coding sequence ATGAACAACGCGGTCCTGCATCTGCTTTCGATCAGCCTGGCGGTCCATTCCGTCGTCCACTCGAAGGAACAACCCGGACGCCCGAACATCGTGTTCGTGATGGCGGATGATCTCGGACTCGGGGACGTTGGATTCCACCGTCGGAAATTCGAACGCAAGGAGGTGATCGTGCCGACTCCGAATCTCGACCGGCTCGCGGAGGGTTCGCTTTGGTTTACCGACGGGCACTCGTCGACCGCGCTCTGCTCGCCGACACGATACTGCACGATGAGCGGCAACTTGAACTACCGCAGCTACGCGCCGTGGGGAGTCTGGGGAACCTTCCGTGAGTCACCCTTTGGCGAGGGGCAGGTGACTTTGGGTACGGTGACCCGTGACGCCGGCTATGCCACCGCGTTCATCGGCAAATGGCATCTGGGCGGTGACTTCAAGCGAAGCGACGGCCCCGGAATCTACCGGGGAGAGGACCGTGGAAAGGCCGGGCTTCCGGTGGACCTCACGCGCTGGGTCTCCGGAGGTCCGCAATCACTAGGGTTCCAGTATGACTTCACCCTTCCCTGCGGGATTCAGGGACCGGTGTATCTCGCCTACGAGAATGGCGAGTGGTCGCCTTTCTCAAAGGACTCCTCCATCATCCACCTCGATCGCGAGAGCGCGCTTGATCCCGGATTCGTCTCCGACAAGGGGCCGGGCCCGGGCGACTCAGGCTGGGACACCCGCAAGGTCAGCGGGATTCTTGCGGGAAAAGCGGTTTCGTTCATCCGGGGTCAGAAGAAGGACCAGCCGTTCTTCCTTTGCTACTGGAGTCCCAATGTCCACCTGCCGCACTGCCCTCCGGATCGGCTGGATGGCGTGGAGGTTGCCGGGCGGACGCCAAGCAAGCACCTGGATACCGTGATCGAGTTCGATGTCCAGATTGGCATGATCGTAGAGGCGCTGAAGGAGACCGGAGCGTTGGGCAACACGCTGATCGTGGTCACCTCGGACAACGGCGGTTTGGTCGACAAGGCGGGACAGCAAGCCGGCCACCAATCGAACGGCGGGTTCCGGTCGAACAAAAACTCGCCTTTCGAGGGGGGGCACAGGGTGCCGTTCTTCGTCCATTGGCCGGGGAAAGTCGCGCCGGGCAGCAGCCCGATACCGGTGACCACCCATGACCTGCTCGCGACCTTCGCGGCGGTGGCAGGTACCGATGTTCCGGCGGATCAGGCGATGGACTCGACGAATCTGCTTCCGCTGTTTCTCGGGGATCCGTCGTTCAGGAGGCCTTCGGAGCTGCTGTTGCAGGCCGGCAGCAAAAACGAGCTGATCTTCCGCGACGGGCCGTGGAAGCTGGTGATTCAGACCGATCGGAACCTCAGCAAGTTCGAGCCAATGGCGTTGTTCCATCTCGGGAAGAATCCGCAGGAGAAGGAGGCGGGCAACCTCGTCGGTGATCCGGCAGAGAAGGAGCGCGTCCAGTCGATGCTCAAACGCTATCTCGAGATCCGGCGCAGCAAGGTTCCGACGAAGGGTTCCTGA
- the aldA gene encoding aldehyde dehydrogenase, whose product MSDESSGKAPVAELLMLIGGEFRKSFDGGWIDVENPTNEETVYRVPQGGAEDARLALQAAEAARSEWAAMPAVERGRLLVSFAGKIRENRERLAGMLTAEQGKTYELALGEVDVSADFIEFAAHGARRLEGDILPSDNPDEHIWIHKVPYGVCVGIAAWNFPLALACRKLGPALTAGNVMVIKPPSETPAAVMALGQLALEAGLPAGVLNLVTGGGSTMGTELVTNPITRLVTMTGSTATGQRIFGMCADNLTAVRLELGGKAPFILLEDGDVDKAVEAAMVSRYLNCGQVCTCSERFYIHDAVHDEFVRKFVDASAKLKLGDPMDPETDLGPKVNRHELERMEAMVSRAIEQGCTLALGGKRPEGPAYGKGYWYEPTILTGATNEMEVMREEVFGVVSPIMRIGSFEEAIRLANDSDYGLSAFLFTRDMRKIQRAVLELEFGEIYVNRAMGEQRQGFHNGHKLSGTGGEDGKYGLENYLEKKTFYVNFGD is encoded by the coding sequence ATGAGTGACGAATCGTCGGGAAAGGCACCTGTAGCGGAACTGCTGATGTTGATCGGCGGCGAGTTCCGAAAGTCCTTCGATGGAGGATGGATCGACGTCGAGAATCCGACCAATGAGGAGACTGTCTACCGGGTCCCGCAAGGGGGTGCGGAGGACGCCCGGCTCGCGCTGCAGGCGGCCGAGGCCGCTCGTTCGGAGTGGGCTGCAATGCCGGCGGTGGAGCGTGGTCGCTTGCTGGTGAGCTTCGCAGGCAAGATTCGGGAAAATCGCGAACGGCTGGCGGGAATGCTCACTGCCGAGCAAGGCAAGACCTACGAACTCGCGTTGGGCGAAGTCGACGTATCGGCCGACTTCATCGAGTTTGCCGCCCATGGAGCCCGGCGCCTTGAAGGGGACATTCTTCCATCCGACAATCCCGACGAACACATCTGGATCCACAAGGTGCCCTATGGCGTATGCGTGGGCATCGCCGCGTGGAATTTCCCGCTTGCGCTGGCTTGCCGGAAGCTGGGACCGGCTCTGACGGCCGGAAACGTCATGGTGATCAAGCCGCCGAGTGAAACTCCGGCAGCGGTCATGGCATTGGGGCAGCTGGCGCTCGAAGCGGGCCTGCCGGCCGGTGTGCTCAATCTGGTGACGGGCGGGGGCTCGACCATGGGCACCGAACTGGTGACGAATCCGATCACCCGGTTGGTCACCATGACCGGAAGCACCGCGACCGGTCAGCGGATTTTCGGGATGTGCGCCGACAACCTGACGGCGGTGCGCCTCGAACTCGGAGGCAAGGCACCCTTCATCCTGCTTGAGGATGGCGATGTGGACAAAGCGGTGGAAGCGGCGATGGTGTCGCGCTACCTGAACTGCGGCCAGGTCTGCACCTGCAGCGAGCGGTTCTACATTCACGACGCGGTTCACGACGAGTTCGTCCGCAAGTTCGTCGATGCCAGCGCGAAGCTGAAGCTTGGCGATCCGATGGACCCCGAAACGGACCTCGGTCCGAAGGTCAACCGCCATGAACTGGAGCGGATGGAGGCCATGGTTTCGAGAGCGATCGAGCAGGGCTGCACGCTGGCCCTCGGGGGCAAACGCCCGGAAGGTCCGGCATACGGGAAGGGCTACTGGTATGAGCCGACGATCCTGACGGGTGCCACCAACGAAATGGAGGTGATGCGCGAGGAGGTCTTCGGTGTGGTGAGCCCGATCATGAGGATCGGAAGCTTCGAGGAGGCGATCCGGCTTGCCAACGACAGCGACTACGGGCTCTCCGCATTCCTCTTCACCCGGGACATGCGCAAGATCCAGCGGGCGGTGCTCGAACTGGAATTCGGCGAGATCTATGTCAACCGCGCGATGGGTGAACAGCGCCAGGGCTTCCACAACGGGCACAAGCTCAGCGGAACCGGCGGTGAGGACGGCAAATACGGCCTCGAGAACTATCTCGAGAAGAAAACCTTCTACGTGAACTTCGGAGACTAG
- a CDS encoding sigma-70 family RNA polymerase sigma factor: MLFSQLLIANRHRIYGFIFSLVHNHQGAEDLMQEVSMVLWRKFDQFEEGTDFAAWAMSVARFCSLNWRRKQAKLPLALDDEDLMRLADDAMAVACEIDDRRDALQQCLPRLPQRCRKVVWARYQDEATVPEIAERNDLSVRSIYLLLEKAHGMLLDCIRERCNRASNPT; this comes from the coding sequence ATGTTGTTTTCGCAGCTGCTGATCGCCAACCGGCACCGGATTTACGGCTTCATTTTCTCGCTGGTTCACAACCACCAGGGTGCTGAGGACCTGATGCAGGAGGTCTCGATGGTCCTCTGGCGGAAGTTCGACCAGTTCGAAGAAGGCACCGATTTCGCGGCGTGGGCGATGAGTGTGGCGCGTTTTTGCTCGCTGAACTGGCGGCGCAAGCAGGCGAAGCTGCCCCTTGCCCTTGACGACGAGGACCTGATGAGGTTGGCCGATGACGCCATGGCGGTGGCCTGCGAGATTGATGACCGCCGTGACGCTTTGCAGCAATGCCTGCCACGGCTGCCGCAGCGTTGCCGCAAGGTTGTTTGGGCGCGGTATCAGGATGAGGCCACCGTCCCTGAGATCGCCGAACGCAACGACCTGAGTGTCCGTTCCATCTATCTGCTTCTCGAAAAGGCTCACGGCATGCTGCTCGATTGCATCCGGGAGCGCTGCAACCGCGCATCCAACCCCACCTGA